In a genomic window of Octopus bimaculoides isolate UCB-OBI-ISO-001 chromosome 25, ASM119413v2, whole genome shotgun sequence:
- the LOC128250825 gene encoding metabotropic glutamate receptor 3-like has product MADNYFRPTFVIFLVLVSYPSLLFCALRQNTCDEGHTKSAIQSAGQALIVGVFSFHNKGSGKYGCGETNTVSMQAYEAIRWTLDLLNKKGEYFNGQYLADSYVPGILLGMVAKDYCDQTSHVNVILQEAIAEIDAENCNLPPGRRLTESKMFLGVIGANSDTATVELAEYTTQHEIPLVTYIASTSRLSDGKKYPYIVRTVPAEKPLLSVSITFPSDANHLSFARVLLLVICLSYLNHVHY; this is encoded by the exons atggcag acaattACTTCAGACCTACTTTCGTCATCTTCTTGGTACTGGTCAGTTATCCAAGTCTACTGTTCTGTGCACTGAGGCAGAACACTTGCGATGAAGGGCATACCAAGTCAGCCATCCAGTCGGCCGGTCAAGCGTTGATTGTCGGTGTGTTCTCGTTTCATAACAAGGGCTCTGGAAAATATGGATGTGGAGAAACTAATACAG TGTCGATGCAGGCGTATGAAGCGATCCGGTGGACCCTCGATTTATTGAACAAGAAAGGAGAGTATTTCAATGGACAATATTTAGCTGATAGCTATGTACCTGGAATACTTTTGG GTATGGTAGCCAAGGATTACTGCGACCAGACGTCACATGTTAACGTGATTCTCCAGGAGGCCATCGCAGAAATTGATGCCGAAAATTGCAACTTACCACCCGGACGAAGACTAACCGAATCGAAAATGTTTCTGG GTGTTATTGGTGCCAACAGTGACACTGCTACAGTAGAACTGGCTGAATACACGACCCAGCACGAGATACCGTTGGTTACTTACATTGCTTCTACTTCGAGGCTTAGTGATGGGAAAAAGTACCCCTATATCGTTAGAACTGTCCCTGCAGAAAAGCCACTTCTGAGCGTAAGTATCACATTTCCTTCAGACGCTAATCATCTCTCATTTGCAAGGGTTCTTTTATTAGTAATCTGTTTATCATACTTAAATCATGTACACTATTGA